The sequence ttattgttctttttagagcccaaattttgAGGCgtgaatcccaactttgcaagaGAGTAAATGTTTGATGTGtttttctttttaccttgcaaatgtgattatttttagagcccaaaaacaagtgaggtactttttagaacaccaaattgaaaaatgaagttctttttacccaaaaggaaatatgagttctttttaaaaaactttgaaaaagctagaaaagaaatcactaaatcctaacttaactccttcaaatctgcaagaaactagtagaaacctgcaataaaaaagaagttagtgaaaatcaaaaacattaggtgggcttccacaagcctaatttcaaattgtggttacaaatttttcactcctaatcctaaaatgccttgaaatttgactaagtctgaaatttggaggatcttccaaaaactagattttgcattataactcctagaggtctgaaacccctctcaaacatcctgacaatatatatggaatataatttaaagtataagaaagatgaaagagaagagaaaatgtcattccatatatattgtccttccacaagcctaaattcaagatttgattacaaattttGCACTTTGCTTCAAATGCACTATCTTAGAGAACATATGTGCTAAAACAATTGTCAAATGCGCCAAACCATCtgtcaaatgtgctaacctatgttacaaaagtgctaacctatgatgcaaatgcgctaacctgtgatgcaaatgcatagattttcagacaaaagcgctaacctacatcaCATATGCATTAACTTGTGATGCAAATGCACTAAActatgatgcaaatgtgctaacctattcaACAAAAccactgtcagaattcacacatgcgtgaatctgcattacaaatgcgttaattctacttttgtgagatttttaaaggtatatgcgaggtccatgagccccacggtgggtggcaaaatgtgtcgacttgaatttcatcctcaaaatgctacctgcaacaagttagtttcacaaaataccaatggaaatgctacaggaaatccaaactcaaccaatgaaactacatgaaatacatatgaaataaaaatactaatattaccttcatggtttatgtctcattgtgtctcaCCTCCACTATTCCTGGTTTTAGATGGTGTGCTCTAAgataatgcactgatagcttccaagatggcatatgaagaatggactgataactgttAGTTCACAAattctatgatatgcaatactacatggttgtgctaaaatgattatgttaaaatgctaattgctattttcttcaagattaaaactcacggatgcatgagttttacaaatgattagctttcaaaagaaacttgaagactaactctctcaaatgaagctcttgattttatagaccttgagaggatgagatgatgtggcttagatcaatggtcatgatcagatctacagatctagatggctatgagcaaaggtgaaggttgagagaaaggggggaaggagaagataagtgtcactcatatcaccttgactaggttgctgactaagggaatctagggatggttggagaagatttaggcatgagaggacaagtggactcaagtccttcctaagatgtagggggtgttggagagaatatagaagatggttatgaagtatgtgtacgtacacaatattcattaaatttggaggttgaagataaatgatgaattaatatttaagaaatattaatttccttagccacatgatggatgagctggcaaagggaagatgaagtggagatggaaggtgagttggataagagggattaaataatttaggaaatcatttaatattgaagactataggataggagaataaccattaaatattagatatttaattttttggaggagataattaaatattagatatttaattaacttggttagaaggataattaaatattagatattgaattatttagaggaatagaatagatgaattaattaataaattacttcaattaaattaattaatagaaagacacgaaatgaattaaataaattaatattttcaaattaactatttaatagaagaataattattaaataaatattaaatatttatttaatctctcaTAGCCATTTTGTATGTGTATACACTGATAAAGGATCTTCTCAAACTATCCACATCTGCTTGCAACAAATTGGGTAAGTGATTAGTGCATCAGTATGATTGCACTTTACTATTCTAACTAATTGTAGTAGATCTGGAAAAGGATTATGACAACATTTTCTACACTCTGACTCTTCTTCACAGACCTTTTCTCATATACCATATTCCACTACTCACACTATATACTACTACTGCTCTCCAGTCCATAACTCTATCACTCACACACTTCATGATGAAAATAGGGAagccaactgagagggggggatgaatcaattgtcaccaaattTTATAGAAACTTACTTtaatctcagatctgataattaacagtgaaatCATAAATCAATAGCACAACATgagcacacataacaccaatatttttaacatggaaaacccggacaagggaaaatccatggtgggaacctaccgataatatgatgataccctattagaagtgttggcatatggacactccaatgagacattgtgtgtgattgaaggttttgtcattgatggcaaccttgcaatcctatggcactggaaagACATCATATTGGCAAAAcattacacaagcaagatagtgcaccagcatcaacaagatcactctacaccagcaccgacaccggcatagaagaaaagatatataccggcacaaaggccgacaagatttttgatatgtaatattttgattattattgtaagccgacttggcaaattgtaaaatgactcttgtatataaaagagatcattgtagacatttgaaaaagtAAGAAagtagcataaagaaaattattaggtagacctaatacgcaaattataggtcaagggtatatgtaaataacagagttagaaccagtactgaatctggcattggagatgctattgtaaagcagtacaagtctttggattagtataatcctcattgtaagtcagtgtgactcctcattgagcagtgagctctaggcagttgtccttcctgcatgtgcaggcccctattgtaagtaatattctcttattggccagtaagtgaatattgtgggtcacaaatcccaccaaggtttttcccacactgggtttcctcgttaaacatcttgtgttatggtgttcttttcatgtggatgtttctgattctatttattacattaattcttgcataccgatatactgttattttatgttctgcatgttttaattgaAGAAATACCactcaccggtcagatactgattcaccccccctctcagtatctatgggaaccctaacaagaagtatatgaaatattacaatgggtaatacacatgcatttaggcacatggcatagagctcactgctcaaaaaaaacaaagggcaacaaccctaggaaggctcacttccttacaaatagATTTGGATCACTTTTAGAAAATAATGAACTGACAAATAGCATCCTCAATGCCTGGTAATAGTTATGATTAAGAAAATAACATCTCTCACACTTCTCcacacttcttctctacttctAAATGATTAATATATTATTTACACACCACACTCATCCATGGCACACTcatttacaaagatattacatttatttatacatgaaatcaaccTTGGATCAACATCATCTAGGTCAACTCAACACATATCTCTTAATTACAAAAATATtaccatacatgctacaatatcaTATGCGGAACAAAACAGTATCAACTAAGACATAGCGTGGACCAAAATTAGAACCTCAAATATagaacacctccaagaattatgcatcaaacatttgcaacacgctacaatcatcatgtcaactaagaacatgaagaacaccaccgaactaaagaaaatcatcaataacatgctcaccgatcaatgcagaccaccaacataaatagcacatgatctagaaacatccacaagaatcaagaATTACCACAACAATATCTATACCAACTCAAATCACTAGAATCATTTTTATCATAATACTGAACTTCAAGAACAATAACTAAACTAACtgtcaacctagaaaaatcacTTACAGATCTCCacaccatgaaccacttgaattaaggacacaccaatgtcccaaacatattTCCAAATCTAGAAACTAAGATTTTTCCAATGAAAATGAGCCACTAGCCCTCCATTATGAGCAATCTTATAATGATCAACTGTATCTCAACCAACAATAGTAAACATTTTAGAAAGGGACTGAAGATGAGGATGAGTAGAAAGGATAGGAGGATGACCATCTTAGGAATCTAGCCAAAAAAGAGCTTGAGACCCTGCATGAAAGATCCAAAAGAGCCCATTCCTAACTAACTGAGCCCCCAACTTCAAAGTATTCCAGATCATAGAACCAAGACCCTCCATAGGAAAGTGAGGAACATCAAACACATTAACATTTGGAAGATACTTATGGGTGAGAATACGAGCCCAAAGCTAATTCTAACTAGTGCACCAACGCCAATATAACTTAGCACCAAGATCTTacccatttaaaaaaataaaacataaaccaaGTCCACCCTCATTCTTAGGCCTACACACCATGTCCCACTTAATAAGGCTCCATTTAGTAGTTGACAAAGTGCCACTCCAAAGAAATTACCGAGAGAGGGTATCAAATTCCTTAAGGAAATACATGGGAGCAACTTGAACAAAACATCTGTAAATAGGCAAAGCTTGAATAATAGATTTGGAAAGAGTCAATTCAGTAGCAATAGATAGCTACTAGTGACTCCAATGATTAACCTTCTAACGCAACTTGTCAAGTAGAATCTGCCAAGAAGACTTGGGGTTTCTTCCAATAGtaagaggaatacccaaataaacaaAGGGAAGAGACCCAACCTGAAACCACAGAATATCAACAATCCTCCTCTGAATGGATtgaggagtattaaagaagaaGATGGAATATTTATGCTCATTGACTTTCTGACTAGAAGCAGCAAGGTAAATATCCAAGGTATGCCAAAAAGATTTAGCTTCCCTAATACGAGCCAAACCCATAAgagtagtatcatctacaaattgaagATGTGAGATTTGTGGCAAACCATTGCCCCATTGCCAACCATGAATAAGGCCCTGAGAAGCACGAAACTTAAGAAAATGGCCAAGACCCTCAACCATAATAATGAGCAGGTAAGGTGAAAGAGGATCCCCTTGGTGAAGACCATGGGAAACCCCAAAAGGCTCTGAAGGTTCACCATTCCTAATAACCGAGAAAGATGAAGAAGTAACACAACTCATGGTCCAATTCACCCACTCTATGCTAAAACCAAAGGCTAACAGAATTTTCTAAAGAAAACTCCACTTAACTCTATCATAAGTTTTGGCCATATCCAATTTGATGAACATAGAACACTCCTTTGAGATCGTCATAGAGTGAATAACCTTAGAAGCCACCACCACCCCATCTAGAATTTGTTTACTAGCCACAAAACCCTCTTGTTCCTCAGAAATCACAAGAGGAAGATAAGTTTTGAGCCTCTCTGCAATCAACTTAGTGATAATCTTATATAACACATTACAGAGAGCAATCGGGCAAAAAAGTCAATTTTATCAGCACCATCCTTTTGGGGGATGAGAATCAAGAAACTAGAATTCAAAGCTCGGAGCATCTACTTACAACAAAGAGATTCCCGAACCACCTCCATTAAATCCAGattaataatatcccaaaactcttgaaaaaattcAACAGGAAAACCATTCGGGCCTGGATCTATACCTTTGTTCATTCCGAAGACAACATCCTCTAAATCAAGCAGTGAAACCAAATGAAAGAGAGAGACATTCATAGCATTGGTCACCAGAGAGGGAATACAAGAAAGAATCAAATTATCCTCATCCATAACAGGAGGGGAATCTTTAGTAAAAAGATCAGAGTAGTATTGACGAGCCTCACAAGACATAGCTGACAAAGATGAAATCTGAAGCCCTTCCGAGGTAATCAGAGAGGAAATATACCCCTTATTATGATGAGCCTGAACAGAGTGGTGAAAAAAAGCATAATTCCTATCCCCTTCCTGAAGCCAATCAAACCAAGccttttgtttccaaaaaatctcctcACAAATCTCCCATTCCTCCACATTGCAcatagtttgggattcttcttttCCAAGAGCATTCGAGAAACCATTATCCCATATTTGGTGAGTAATCAGAGCAAGACGTTCCAAAGCACTCCTCTTCCTGGACTTAATATGACCAAAGCATGACATATTCCATCTCTTAAAGTGATATTTGACATATTGAAGCTTCTTGATAAAGAAATACATAGCTATGCCAAAAGAAGGGCCTCCCTCTCTCCACCACTTAGCCACTAATTCATGCAATGAAGAGTCCCAAAGCCACATAAGCTGAAATTTAAAAGGAAGATTTTTTGGAGCAGCAAAAGAAGAAGCAAAAAATTTAATAGGCCAATGATTAGAACCTTTCCAGTCTAGAATTTTGGAAATAGTAACCAAACCGCCGCCAACCCAAAAATAGGAGACAAGAAACCTATCCAACCATTCAAAAATCACTTCCTCCCCACTCcatctattattccaagtaaaaatCCCATTAGAGGGCTTAACATCCACTAAAGAAAACCCATCCACCTGAGCTCAAAAAATATCAGAAGATGGACCCAATCTAGGCAACCCTCCTCTATTCTCCTCCAGACTCAACATAGAATTAAAATCACCTCCCAAGATCCAGGTAAGATAAGGAGTGCAAGAGCAAAAAAACCTAAGATGTGCGCAAAGCTGGATTTTACCTCAGATATcaattggagcataaaaattagtaatAAGAATAGTCCCCTTAGAGTCCAATGTGGAAGCAACCATGGAGATAAAAGAATGACTATAAATCCACCAAAGGGGAGAAATCTTACGAGGATCCCAAAAAAGAGCAAGACCTCCAGAATTAACGTGAGAGCCAATGGATTGACACTGACCAAAATACCAGATACGAGAAGCATACTTAAGCATGACATCAATAGAAACCTTAGTCTCCTAAACACAAAAGATGTCTGAACAATGAACATCAATCAAATTATGAATAGCCTTTTGACGGGAGGTGCTATTCAACCCGCTTACATTCCAGGAGAGAACAATCATGGGGGAGATGGGGAAACGTGAGCATCAATGGTCTTAACAGACCTAGACTCCACCAATAAATCTCTAGTAAGTTTAATCTTTTCAAGATCCTTCTTTCGCCCAACTGTAGAAGAAGGAGCAAAAGAACCTTTCTTGAGAGGGTGTTGTTGCACGCCAAGACTGTGAGAAGAACCCTTACTCCTGTCACAAACTGCCTTAGCCAAATCTGCAAGAACCATGTCATCTTTCAAAGGCTCCTCCATGGTCACATTTTGATCCTAAAAAACATGTGGAACATGAACCATAATGATATCCTATGAAATGTGGGAATCAAAACCTGAATCTTTATTCGGAACAACATCCACTAGAATTCCCTCCTCTAAGGCCAATGAATTCAATACCTCAAACTGATTGAGGGCCTCATCAGTTTGCCTATCTTTGAAAGATCTTTTCTACCCACGATTTGTTGCCCAAGATTTAATAGGAACAAATCCTTTGTTGTCGTTACCCAAATCAGTATCACTCACTAGAGCTTTCCATGTGTCTGCTTCAGCCTCCTTAGGTGGTGAAGAAGGAGAGGACCTATTAGAATGGGAATTTTTATTAACCTTAGGAAATTGTCATTGAAGATGTCCATATTCATGATAGACATGATAGCG is a genomic window of Cryptomeria japonica chromosome 7, Sugi_1.0, whole genome shotgun sequence containing:
- the LOC131031127 gene encoding uncharacterized protein LOC131031127 is translated as MATEPPAADIEVGVSDTINISTEKPTQLEKSAEDTIQKPSEAPINETKKQSEVNTEKLTMHTKTTSKKPVVESSEKFSEALEQKQEHQQVEKKVETQDQNVTMEEPLKDDMVLADLAKAVCDRSKGSSHSLGVQQHPLKKGSFAPSSTVGRKKDLEKIKLTRDLLVESRSVKTIDAHETKVSIDVMLKYASRIWYFGQCQSIGSHVNSGGLALFWDPLDVKPSNGIFTWNNRWSGEEVIFEWLDRFLVSYFWVGGGLVTISKILDWKGSNHWPIKFFASSFAAPKNLPFKFQLMWLWDSSLHELVAKWWREGGPSFGIAMYFFIKKLQYVKYHFKRWNMSCFGHIKSRKRSALERLALITHQIWDNGFSNALGKEESQTMCNVEEWEICEEIFWKQKAWFDWLQEGDRNYAFFHHSVQAHHNKGYISSLITSEGLQISSLSAMSCEARQYYSDLFTKDSPPVMDEDNLILSCIPSLVTNAMNVSLFHLVSLLDLEDVVFGMNKGIDPGPNGFPVEFFQEFWDIINLDLMEVVRESLCCK